A genomic stretch from Streptomyces sp. QL37 includes:
- a CDS encoding sugar phosphate isomerase/epimerase — protein MSHIHKSFDRRDFLRATVGTTVAIAAASVTGAAATSAAAAPSGLSIPKDRIGIQLYSIRDKVSALGFAVVLPELARIGYKEIEFAGYTQSTSILGRQITLPEIRTLLDDHGLRAVGSHVGIGSLRTNLQAELDAAQILGMPHVGTANAPSNVNTVAGYRAAADEFNVWGAAATARGLKLYQHNHAGEFAFATDQPSVRLYDVFLRNTDPRHVYLELDIYWAYVGQYRWPGFDPAAYVRNQPYRYPLFHMKDGDANAANANGFDIVEFGAGDLPYERFIRDIGPRASHVGIWEQDTAPNTQPNPPGSLGAAERSFTALEGLLA, from the coding sequence GTGAGTCATATCCACAAGTCCTTCGACCGCAGGGACTTCCTGCGCGCCACCGTCGGCACCACCGTGGCCATCGCCGCAGCCTCCGTCACCGGGGCCGCGGCGACCTCGGCCGCCGCCGCACCGAGCGGTCTGTCCATCCCCAAGGACCGCATCGGCATCCAGCTCTACAGCATCCGCGACAAGGTCAGCGCGCTCGGCTTCGCCGTCGTCCTCCCCGAACTGGCCCGGATCGGCTACAAGGAGATCGAGTTCGCCGGATACACCCAGTCCACCTCCATCCTGGGCCGGCAGATCACTCTCCCGGAGATCCGCACGCTGCTCGACGACCACGGACTGCGCGCGGTCGGCAGCCACGTCGGCATCGGCAGTCTGCGGACCAACCTGCAGGCCGAACTGGACGCCGCGCAGATACTCGGGATGCCGCACGTGGGCACCGCCAACGCGCCCTCGAACGTCAACACCGTCGCGGGGTACCGCGCCGCCGCCGACGAGTTCAACGTCTGGGGCGCGGCGGCGACCGCGCGCGGTCTGAAGCTCTACCAGCACAACCACGCGGGTGAGTTCGCCTTCGCCACCGACCAGCCGTCGGTACGGCTGTACGACGTGTTCCTCAGGAACACCGACCCCCGCCATGTCTACCTGGAGCTGGACATCTACTGGGCCTACGTGGGCCAGTACCGCTGGCCCGGATTCGACCCCGCCGCGTACGTGCGCAACCAGCCCTACCGCTATCCGCTGTTCCACATGAAGGACGGCGACGCCAACGCGGCGAACGCCAACGGCTTCGACATCGTCGAGTTCGGCGCCGGTGACCTCCCGTACGAGAGGTTCATCCGCGACATCGGGCCCCGCGCCTCGCACGTCGGCATCTGGGAGCAGGACACCGCGCCCAACACCCAGCCGAATCCGCCCGGTTCGCTCGGTGCGGCGGAGCGCAGCTTCACAGCACTGGAAGGGCTCCTCGCCTGA
- a CDS encoding acyl-CoA dehydrogenase family protein, protein MATENTSTDPSGYVQPELDVRALTEVLDGEYADIRDLVRTNLVTYASVLEEAEELGFDAFRERVRELVVEMAATGQTGMGFPAEYGGGGDIGASIAAFETLAFGDLSVLVKVGVQFGLFGGAILQLGTERHHDAYLPDLITGRLMGCFAMTETGHGSNVQALGTRATYDAARQEFVITTDGDGARKDYIGNAARHAELAVVFAQLEVGGEPKGVHAFVVPIRVGGEVAPGVRIEDDGRKMGLNGVDNGRIRFDGVRVPREALLNRFADVTAEGVYESAIENPDRRFFTMLGTLVQGRVSVGGAGVNAAKVALAIATKYAVRRRQFEAASDAEEQLLLDYGLHQRRLLPLVARTYALHFAQDVVRTQLHEVFSGIEDDAQARRLLEARAAGTKALGTWHATRVIQECREACGGAGYLTVNRFAALKADSDIFTTFEGDNHVLLQLVAKGLLTHYAAEFEDLDQLGMVRYVTGLAVETVIEKTSAHKLLERVRDLLPGGDEWDQEAGLLDSEYQLAMLRYREEHMLAGVARRLKRGVDQKRSPGVVFSQVQDHVIAVAHAHVERLVLEAFVDKVRTLPEGGNKVALGLLCDLFALSTIEADRAWFMEHGRLTVQRSKAISREVNDLCRKVRPLAVGFVDAWGIPPEMLRAPDLVG, encoded by the coding sequence ATGGCCACTGAGAACACATCCACCGATCCGAGCGGTTACGTGCAGCCGGAGCTCGACGTCCGGGCGCTGACCGAGGTGCTCGACGGCGAGTACGCCGATATCCGAGACCTCGTCCGGACCAACCTGGTGACGTACGCCTCCGTACTCGAGGAGGCCGAAGAGCTCGGCTTCGACGCGTTCCGCGAGCGGGTGCGTGAGCTCGTGGTCGAGATGGCCGCGACGGGCCAGACCGGCATGGGCTTCCCGGCCGAGTACGGCGGGGGCGGCGACATCGGGGCCTCGATCGCCGCCTTCGAGACGCTTGCCTTCGGTGACCTCTCGGTGCTGGTGAAGGTCGGCGTGCAGTTCGGGCTCTTCGGCGGCGCGATCCTGCAGCTGGGCACGGAACGCCACCACGACGCCTATCTGCCGGACCTGATCACCGGGCGGCTGATGGGATGCTTCGCGATGACCGAGACCGGGCACGGCTCCAACGTCCAGGCGCTCGGCACCCGCGCGACGTACGACGCCGCCCGCCAGGAGTTCGTCATCACCACCGACGGCGACGGGGCCCGCAAGGACTACATCGGCAACGCGGCGCGCCACGCCGAGCTGGCGGTCGTCTTCGCCCAGCTCGAGGTCGGCGGGGAGCCCAAGGGGGTGCACGCGTTCGTCGTGCCGATCCGGGTGGGCGGCGAAGTGGCACCCGGCGTCCGGATCGAGGACGACGGCCGCAAGATGGGCCTCAACGGCGTGGACAACGGCCGTATCCGGTTCGACGGCGTACGGGTACCGCGCGAGGCGCTGCTCAACCGGTTCGCCGACGTCACCGCCGAAGGCGTCTACGAGAGCGCGATCGAGAACCCCGACCGCCGCTTCTTCACCATGCTCGGCACGCTGGTGCAGGGCCGGGTCAGCGTCGGCGGCGCCGGGGTCAACGCCGCCAAGGTCGCCCTCGCGATCGCCACGAAGTACGCCGTGCGGCGGAGGCAGTTCGAAGCGGCATCGGACGCGGAGGAGCAACTGCTCCTCGACTACGGTCTGCATCAGCGGCGTCTGCTGCCGCTCGTCGCGCGCACGTACGCGCTGCACTTCGCGCAGGACGTCGTGCGCACGCAACTGCACGAGGTCTTCTCCGGTATCGAGGACGACGCGCAGGCGCGACGCCTGCTGGAGGCGCGGGCCGCCGGCACCAAGGCGCTCGGCACCTGGCACGCCACCCGGGTCATCCAGGAATGCCGCGAGGCGTGCGGCGGCGCGGGCTACCTCACCGTCAACCGGTTCGCCGCCCTCAAGGCCGACAGCGACATCTTCACCACCTTCGAGGGCGACAACCACGTCCTGCTGCAGCTCGTGGCCAAGGGCCTGCTCACCCATTACGCGGCCGAGTTCGAGGACCTCGACCAGCTCGGCATGGTCCGCTACGTCACCGGCCTCGCCGTCGAGACGGTCATCGAGAAGACCTCGGCCCACAAGCTGCTCGAGCGGGTCCGTGACCTGCTGCCCGGCGGCGACGAGTGGGACCAGGAAGCCGGTCTGCTCGACTCGGAGTACCAGCTCGCGATGCTCCGCTACCGCGAGGAGCACATGCTCGCCGGCGTGGCCCGCCGGCTCAAGCGCGGGGTCGACCAGAAGCGCAGTCCGGGCGTCGTCTTCTCGCAGGTCCAGGACCACGTGATCGCGGTCGCCCACGCGCACGTCGAGCGCCTGGTGCTGGAGGCGTTCGTCGACAAGGTGCGCACACTTCCGGAGGGCGGCAACAAGGTCGCGCTGGGCCTGCTGTGCGACCTGTTCGCCCTGTCCACGATCGAGGCGGACCGGGCCTGGTTCATGGAGCACGGCCGGCTGACCGTCCAGCGTTCCAAGGCGATCAGCCGCGAGGTGAACGACCTCTGCCGCAAGGTCCGTCCCCTCGCGGTCGGCTTCGTCGACGCCTGGGGCATCCCGCCGGAGATGCTGCGAGCGCCGGACCTGGTGGGCTGA
- a CDS encoding MoxR family ATPase produces the protein MQAAVTVTPAQIPDLLLGLATVRPVFLWGAPGIGKSSLVRGFAESLGLECVSLLGTQLAPEDLIGVPQIRDGRSVFCPPESIARDEPYCLFLDELNAATPDVQKAFYSLILDRRIGSYELPAGSIVIGAGNRATDNALARPIASALVNRLTHVHLRATAADWLVWAGENGIHPWVTDYLTDRPDHLWSQPPKTEEPFSTPRSWHMLSDALHSFGPGIGEDTLKVIAHGTLTPPHAVSFCGYAKIVRHTFGIEAILKGDASWPARIEDRDLLYYLAEAFRGRLVKELPRQKEHVSESMRQTSYRAKSLLVRLAEISVEVAQTVIADDADGQPVLPAWFLVEAARDMPRLVEARR, from the coding sequence GTGCAGGCTGCCGTCACCGTCACTCCCGCCCAGATCCCCGACCTGCTGCTCGGGCTCGCCACCGTGCGGCCGGTGTTCCTCTGGGGAGCGCCGGGCATCGGCAAGTCGTCGCTCGTACGGGGCTTCGCCGAGTCGCTGGGGCTGGAGTGCGTCAGCCTCCTCGGGACGCAGCTCGCGCCCGAGGACCTGATCGGCGTACCGCAGATCCGCGACGGGCGGTCCGTGTTCTGCCCGCCGGAGAGCATCGCGCGCGACGAGCCGTACTGCCTCTTCCTCGACGAGCTGAACGCCGCCACCCCCGATGTCCAGAAGGCGTTCTACTCACTGATCCTGGACCGCCGGATCGGGTCGTACGAGCTCCCCGCCGGCTCGATCGTCATCGGGGCCGGCAACCGCGCCACGGACAACGCACTGGCCAGGCCCATCGCGTCCGCCCTGGTCAACCGGCTCACCCACGTCCACCTGCGGGCCACGGCCGCGGACTGGCTGGTGTGGGCGGGGGAGAACGGCATCCACCCGTGGGTGACGGACTACCTCACCGACCGTCCCGACCACCTGTGGTCGCAGCCGCCCAAGACCGAGGAACCCTTCTCCACGCCCCGTTCCTGGCACATGCTGTCCGACGCCCTGCACTCCTTCGGCCCGGGCATCGGCGAGGACACGCTGAAGGTGATCGCGCACGGCACACTGACGCCCCCGCACGCCGTCTCCTTCTGCGGCTACGCGAAGATCGTGCGCCACACCTTCGGCATCGAGGCGATCCTCAAGGGCGACGCCTCCTGGCCGGCCCGCATCGAGGACCGCGACCTCCTCTACTACCTGGCCGAGGCGTTCCGCGGACGGCTGGTGAAGGAACTCCCGCGGCAGAAGGAGCATGTCTCCGAGTCGATGCGGCAGACCTCCTACCGGGCCAAGTCGCTGCTCGTGCGGCTCGCCGAGATATCGGTCGAGGTCGCGCAGACCGTCATCGCGGACGACGCCGACGGACAGCCGGTGCTGCCCGCCTGGTTCCTCGTCGAAGCGGCACGCGACATGCCCCGGCTGGTCGAGGCCCGGCGGTGA
- a CDS encoding NAD-binding lipoprotein, translating to MHKTSNDQDRRRRPGAVRVGKQRQGQAAPTAPVRPAAGVARRAALREQARYWFDSTLAGGAAALIGWLAVACLVIVVPASAILVWTDEQAPDDRWAKAAAVWRSVGQTLRLGGEPGSPLRVLLSVFLALVALFYVSTLVSLITAAITEKLLDLRRGHSTVLEDGHTVVLGWSDQIFTVVAEIVEANANQGRRAIAVLADRDKTDMEEELRTEVGDTGGTRIICRNGRPTDPAALERVSPATADVVLVLPRDEPDEDAEIVKNLLSLRAAIDDDCRARILAVVRDGRYRLAATLAAGPGAVILETDDITARLVAQCARQPGLSTVYQELLDFAGDEFYVVEAPTQAGRGYAEVLTAYPMSTVVGIVRADGQLRLNPPPDSLVRTGDRLVVIAEDDDTTVEAPEPVPVDVSVIVPRPPAAARSERMLLLGWNRRAPRIVRHLSDHVGPGSVLHVVADGGEPTAAEVRAVEAEAAARLTVVLRPGDPTLPGTVNGLDLAAYDGVIVLGPDRATCGGAPDDRTLVTLLLLRDLERTSGSPVTVVTEMTDDRNRAIAPVGPGADFVVSGKLVGLLISQISQNWHLAELFEELLAPGGNTIQLKPAGHYVRAGCVASFATVVESASRRGECAIGYRCRDRATTGPGYGVRVNPGQTDVRRWSENDDVIVITRD from the coding sequence GTGCACAAGACGAGCAACGATCAGGACAGGCGCCGGAGGCCCGGGGCCGTCAGGGTGGGGAAGCAACGGCAAGGTCAGGCCGCCCCCACGGCCCCGGTGCGCCCCGCCGCGGGCGTGGCCCGCCGGGCAGCGCTGAGAGAGCAGGCGCGGTACTGGTTCGACAGCACGCTCGCAGGTGGTGCCGCGGCCCTCATCGGCTGGCTCGCCGTCGCGTGCCTGGTCATCGTCGTCCCGGCCAGCGCCATCCTGGTATGGACGGACGAGCAGGCGCCCGACGACCGTTGGGCGAAGGCCGCCGCGGTGTGGCGGAGCGTCGGACAGACCCTCCGGCTGGGCGGAGAGCCCGGATCACCCCTGCGCGTCCTCCTGTCGGTCTTCCTCGCCCTCGTCGCCCTCTTCTACGTGTCCACCCTCGTCAGTCTGATCACCGCCGCGATCACCGAGAAGCTGCTCGATCTCCGGCGAGGCCACTCCACCGTCCTGGAGGACGGCCACACCGTCGTACTCGGCTGGTCCGACCAGATCTTCACGGTCGTGGCCGAGATCGTGGAGGCCAACGCCAACCAGGGGCGGAGAGCCATCGCCGTCCTGGCCGACCGGGACAAGACGGACATGGAGGAGGAGTTGCGTACCGAAGTGGGAGACACAGGGGGCACCCGGATCATCTGCCGCAACGGGCGCCCGACGGACCCGGCCGCGCTCGAACGGGTCAGCCCCGCCACGGCGGACGTCGTCCTGGTGCTACCGCGCGACGAACCCGACGAGGACGCCGAGATCGTCAAGAACCTGCTGTCCCTCCGCGCGGCGATCGACGACGACTGCCGCGCCCGGATCCTCGCCGTGGTCCGGGACGGCCGCTACCGGCTGGCTGCCACTCTCGCCGCCGGCCCGGGCGCGGTGATCCTGGAGACCGACGACATCACCGCACGCCTGGTGGCGCAGTGCGCCCGGCAGCCCGGTCTGTCGACCGTGTACCAGGAGTTGCTCGACTTCGCCGGCGACGAGTTCTACGTCGTGGAGGCGCCGACGCAGGCCGGACGCGGATACGCCGAGGTCCTGACGGCCTATCCGATGTCGACGGTGGTCGGAATCGTGCGGGCGGACGGGCAGTTGCGGCTCAACCCGCCACCCGACTCGCTCGTCCGTACGGGCGACCGGCTCGTCGTGATCGCGGAGGACGACGACACCACCGTGGAGGCCCCTGAGCCCGTGCCCGTCGACGTGTCGGTGATCGTGCCCCGGCCACCGGCAGCGGCGCGGTCCGAAAGGATGCTCCTGCTGGGGTGGAACCGCCGCGCACCCCGCATCGTCCGCCACCTGTCCGACCACGTCGGCCCCGGCTCGGTCCTCCACGTGGTGGCGGACGGCGGGGAGCCCACCGCCGCCGAGGTGCGCGCCGTGGAGGCGGAGGCCGCCGCCCGCCTCACGGTCGTCCTGCGCCCCGGAGATCCCACCCTGCCCGGGACGGTGAACGGCTTGGACCTCGCCGCGTACGACGGTGTCATCGTCCTCGGCCCCGACCGGGCGACCTGTGGCGGCGCGCCGGACGACCGCACCCTCGTCACCCTGCTGCTCCTGCGCGATCTGGAACGCACGTCGGGGAGCCCGGTCACCGTGGTCACGGAGATGACCGACGACCGCAACAGGGCGATCGCGCCGGTCGGCCCCGGAGCCGACTTCGTCGTCAGCGGCAAGCTGGTCGGCCTTCTGATCTCCCAGATCTCGCAGAACTGGCATCTCGCCGAGCTCTTCGAGGAACTCCTCGCTCCCGGCGGCAACACGATCCAGCTCAAGCCGGCCGGCCACTACGTGAGGGCGGGGTGTGTGGCCTCCTTCGCCACTGTCGTCGAGTCGGCTTCGCGCCGAGGTGAGTGCGCCATCGGCTACCGGTGCCGTGACCGGGCGACGACGGGGCCCGGCTACGGGGTACGGGTCAACCCCGGCCAGACCGACGTCCGGCGCTGGAGCGAGAACGACGATGTCATCGTGATCACCCGGGACTGA
- a CDS encoding response regulator transcription factor codes for MDSERVPVRVAIVDDEQLVRMALRLVIDGEPDLTVVAEAADGNAAITVVDEQRPDIVLMDVRMPGRDGLSATRELLTRPAPPRVLMLTTFDSDDLVLGALRAGALGFVLKDTPPSQILDAVRAVADGNPVLSPAATARVIAAATGPQSSHARDSSRDAARRQLSTLTERELQTARAIADGLGNPEIARRLNITVATVKAHTGALFAKLAAENRVQIALLVRDAEE; via the coding sequence GTGGACAGCGAGCGGGTACCGGTGCGTGTCGCGATCGTCGACGACGAACAGCTCGTGCGGATGGCACTGCGGCTCGTCATCGACGGCGAACCCGACCTGACCGTCGTCGCGGAGGCGGCCGACGGGAACGCCGCGATCACCGTCGTGGACGAACAGCGGCCGGACATCGTGCTGATGGACGTACGGATGCCCGGCCGTGACGGTCTCAGCGCGACCCGGGAGCTCCTCACCCGGCCGGCGCCGCCCCGGGTGCTCATGCTGACCACGTTCGACTCCGACGACCTGGTCCTCGGCGCACTGCGCGCCGGAGCGCTGGGGTTCGTCCTCAAGGACACCCCGCCGTCACAGATCCTCGACGCCGTGCGGGCCGTCGCGGACGGCAACCCCGTGCTCTCTCCCGCGGCCACGGCACGGGTGATCGCCGCGGCCACCGGCCCGCAGTCCTCCCATGCCCGCGACTCGTCCCGCGACGCCGCGCGCAGGCAGCTGTCCACACTGACCGAACGTGAACTCCAGACGGCTCGGGCCATCGCCGACGGCCTGGGCAATCCCGAGATCGCGCGAAGGCTGAACATCACCGTCGCGACCGTCAAGGCGCACACCGGCGCCCTGTTCGCCAAGCTGGCGGCCGAGAACCGGGTGCAGATCGCCCTCCTGGTCCGCGACGCGGAGGAGTGA
- a CDS encoding histidine kinase codes for MNTDGAPQLGWWQQTWRLAAAAAVGIPAWLYTGVLLHWQGTGTGSWFVIGDPLVALGCLAVLLWRRRFPLAVALVVTIASAASALAAGAALVGLGSVSTRRRPLEIAAVALAYVTASQFAVGFYPVQSPPGSFWLQVAFPALTAGIAVALGMAVGARRVEVRSLRDRAESAEREQAARAAQVRALERNRIAREMHDVLAHRISLVAMQAGVLDHRSDLGAEDSRVLVRGIAEASHSALEELRDVLGVLRADPDRPEPPQPSLDRIPDLVADARASGLDVTLTSTVTGTPSDVAGRTCYRVVQEGLTNAAKHAPGAHIHIVLAGTAAAGLDVSVHNSSATTRPVQPPASGFGLLGLAERVGLASGKLDHRPAPGNGYVLTARLPWPNPTHERRT; via the coding sequence GTGAACACGGACGGAGCGCCGCAGCTCGGATGGTGGCAGCAGACCTGGCGGCTGGCAGCGGCCGCCGCGGTGGGCATCCCGGCCTGGCTCTACACCGGTGTGCTGCTGCACTGGCAGGGCACCGGGACGGGCTCCTGGTTCGTCATCGGTGATCCGCTGGTGGCTCTCGGCTGTCTGGCGGTGCTTCTGTGGAGGCGGCGGTTCCCGCTCGCCGTCGCCCTGGTGGTCACGATCGCCTCGGCCGCGTCGGCGCTCGCGGCCGGCGCCGCACTCGTGGGGCTGGGCTCGGTCTCCACCCGCCGTCGTCCGCTGGAGATCGCTGCCGTCGCACTGGCCTACGTCACCGCCTCGCAGTTCGCCGTCGGGTTCTACCCGGTCCAGAGCCCGCCCGGCTCGTTCTGGCTCCAGGTCGCCTTCCCGGCGCTGACCGCGGGCATCGCGGTTGCCTTGGGCATGGCCGTCGGCGCGCGGCGCGTCGAGGTGCGGTCCTTGCGGGACCGCGCGGAGAGCGCGGAACGGGAACAGGCCGCACGAGCGGCGCAGGTGCGGGCCCTGGAACGCAACCGGATCGCCCGCGAGATGCACGACGTGCTCGCGCACCGGATCTCCCTGGTCGCCATGCAGGCAGGTGTGCTGGATCACCGCAGCGATCTCGGGGCCGAGGACAGCCGCGTGCTGGTCCGCGGCATCGCCGAGGCCTCCCACAGCGCCCTGGAGGAACTGCGGGATGTCCTCGGTGTGCTCCGGGCGGACCCGGACCGCCCCGAGCCGCCGCAGCCTTCCCTCGACCGGATCCCCGACCTCGTCGCCGATGCCCGCGCATCCGGACTGGACGTCACGCTTACCAGCACGGTCACGGGAACTCCGTCCGACGTCGCCGGGCGGACCTGTTACCGGGTCGTCCAGGAAGGTCTCACCAACGCCGCCAAGCACGCCCCGGGCGCACACATCCACATCGTTCTCGCGGGTACGGCGGCCGCCGGACTCGATGTCAGCGTCCACAACTCCTCGGCGACCACGAGGCCCGTACAGCCGCCGGCGTCGGGATTCGGACTGCTCGGCCTCGCCGAGCGGGTCGGCCTCGCCAGCGGGAAGCTCGACCATCGCCCCGCCCCCGGCAACGGTTATGTCCTCACCGCGCGACTGCCCTGGCCGAACCCCACCCACGAAAGGAGAACATGA
- a CDS encoding LamG domain-containing protein: MNTKSGRRTRTAAAATGLAAVLLAATPAIATAAGENLPPFQPRTEDLTVEWSEACSDEPVYVARAPELRALVEDPAEDNEEWESNGAGAEFEAWWTDAEGTEQRRTHTSRVVSSPITQLWRTPADLPADTVVSWHVRAVDDEGATSAWSDRAPGITCRFVIDTVGPEPATVVSEQYPDDDSGWHDGVGVYGSFTFDSPSEDVVEYVYTVLGSAPTRVRPEEPGGPVTVRWMPESEGPYSIQVRAVDRAGRSSSQTTHFTRVAAGRAPVAHWTLADPAGSDAAAAETGPVARAGGGVVFGAPAPSRTDLTSTVTLNGRGNSYLSPGVPATDTTKTFALSAWARPAATDAAMTLAGQGTAGKTSAFALGLRPAGDGPATWTFRYGATTLTGGSATAGGWAHLAGQYDTEDNTLRLYVNGKEVASKADVASVAAPGAFQIGRARGAGARWKGEIGEIRVWDRVVPRKEIEELGSRPAELAAAWDIERTDDVVIPGRDDDEPLSLHGGPGFYTPDIEACLEDPECVEFPANALDGDDHLALDGADDYASSSGPVVDTADSFSVGLRVRFADTTPDRPMTVLSQGDADRDVFKVRYDPAASEWQLVVTHSGEPGSAETVVAAPGAPTSHTDEVVVVYDDSEGHITLYVHGEAVATAAFNASWSAPGALQIGRGHTADGGWGEYFHGGADTVRVFSGALTASQVKSFAYLY, from the coding sequence ATGAACACGAAATCCGGCCGGCGCACGAGAACCGCCGCCGCGGCCACGGGGCTGGCAGCTGTGCTGCTCGCAGCCACCCCGGCCATCGCTACGGCGGCCGGGGAGAACCTTCCCCCGTTTCAACCCCGCACCGAGGACCTCACCGTCGAGTGGTCCGAGGCGTGCTCCGACGAGCCCGTGTACGTCGCTCGCGCGCCTGAACTGCGTGCCCTCGTCGAGGACCCGGCGGAGGACAACGAGGAATGGGAGTCCAACGGGGCCGGTGCCGAATTCGAGGCCTGGTGGACCGACGCCGAGGGAACCGAGCAGCGTCGTACGCACACGTCGCGCGTCGTGAGCTCTCCCATTACCCAGCTGTGGCGAACCCCCGCCGACCTTCCGGCCGACACCGTCGTCTCTTGGCACGTCCGGGCCGTCGACGACGAGGGTGCCACCTCCGCATGGAGCGACCGGGCCCCGGGCATCACCTGCCGATTCGTCATCGACACGGTGGGCCCCGAGCCGGCGACGGTCGTCTCCGAGCAGTATCCGGACGACGACAGCGGCTGGCACGACGGTGTCGGCGTCTACGGGAGTTTCACCTTCGACTCCCCGTCCGAGGACGTCGTCGAGTACGTGTACACCGTCCTCGGCTCCGCACCCACACGGGTCCGGCCCGAGGAGCCGGGTGGTCCGGTCACCGTCCGCTGGATGCCGGAGAGCGAGGGGCCCTACTCCATCCAGGTCCGCGCCGTCGACCGTGCCGGGCGGTCCAGTTCCCAGACGACTCACTTCACGCGGGTCGCCGCCGGCCGCGCCCCCGTCGCACACTGGACACTCGCCGATCCGGCCGGATCCGACGCCGCCGCTGCCGAGACCGGCCCCGTGGCCCGCGCCGGGGGCGGCGTCGTCTTCGGCGCCCCCGCTCCCTCCCGCACCGACCTCACTTCCACGGTCACCCTGAACGGCCGTGGCAACAGCTACCTCTCCCCGGGCGTCCCGGCGACGGACACCACCAAGACCTTCGCCCTCTCCGCCTGGGCCCGCCCTGCCGCGACCGACGCCGCGATGACCCTTGCCGGCCAGGGCACCGCCGGCAAGACCTCAGCCTTCGCGCTGGGGCTGCGCCCGGCCGGCGACGGCCCGGCCACCTGGACGTTCCGTTACGGCGCCACCACCCTCACCGGCGGCAGCGCCACCGCCGGTGGCTGGGCCCACCTGGCGGGCCAGTACGACACCGAGGACAACACCCTGCGCCTTTACGTCAACGGCAAGGAGGTCGCCTCCAAGGCGGATGTAGCCTCTGTGGCGGCCCCCGGCGCCTTCCAGATCGGTCGCGCCCGTGGCGCCGGCGCGCGCTGGAAGGGTGAGATCGGCGAGATCCGGGTCTGGGACCGGGTCGTGCCCCGCAAGGAGATCGAGGAACTCGGCTCCCGCCCCGCCGAACTGGCCGCGGCCTGGGACATCGAGCGGACCGATGACGTTGTCATCCCCGGCCGGGACGACGACGAGCCGCTCAGCCTGCACGGCGGCCCGGGCTTCTATACCCCCGACATAGAGGCGTGTCTCGAAGACCCGGAGTGCGTCGAGTTCCCGGCGAACGCCCTCGACGGCGACGACCACCTCGCTCTGGACGGCGCCGACGACTACGCCAGCAGCAGCGGCCCCGTCGTCGACACCGCCGACAGCTTCAGCGTCGGCCTACGGGTCCGGTTCGCCGACACCACCCCCGACCGTCCGATGACCGTTCTGTCCCAGGGCGATGCGGACAGAGACGTCTTCAAGGTCCGATACGACCCGGCCGCGTCCGAATGGCAGCTGGTCGTCACTCACAGCGGCGAGCCGGGCTCCGCGGAGACCGTCGTCGCCGCTCCTGGCGCGCCCACGTCCCACACCGACGAAGTGGTCGTCGTGTACGACGACTCCGAGGGGCACATCACCCTGTACGTGCACGGTGAGGCGGTGGCGACCGCTGCGTTCAACGCATCCTGGAGCGCCCCCGGTGCGCTCCAGATCGGCCGCGGCCACACTGCCGACGGTGGCTGGGGTGAGTATTTCCACGGAGGGGCGGACACCGTCCGCGTCTTCAGCGGAGCTCTCACCGCGTCCCAGGTGAAATCGTTCGCCTACCTCTACTGA
- a CDS encoding DUF1684 domain-containing protein yields the protein MSNAVSHAAPDRAPIDPAEGWDAWRAERHRALTSPTGNLALVETRWAPTGEVPDVEEARAGLPGTVTVTTLQRTDRVTGEDEHGLRFWDADAPAIRHFDRVDTFPYDPAWVLEASYTPVAGARRIAFEHIRDNGGSRDLVVPGDITLTVDGRAYTLSAFDDDGTLLLVFGDPTNGDITYGAGRFLFVRRTDDESRVVLDFNQAFVPPCGFSDQYNCPMPPRQNRFHLPVEAGEKLPVFRDGFDAQH from the coding sequence ATGAGTAACGCCGTGTCCCATGCCGCCCCCGACCGCGCACCCATCGACCCGGCGGAGGGATGGGACGCCTGGCGTGCCGAGCGCCACCGCGCGCTCACGTCCCCGACCGGCAATCTCGCCCTGGTCGAAACCCGCTGGGCTCCGACGGGCGAGGTCCCGGACGTCGAAGAGGCGCGCGCGGGCCTGCCGGGCACCGTGACCGTCACCACACTCCAGCGCACCGACCGGGTCACCGGCGAGGACGAGCACGGTCTGCGGTTCTGGGACGCCGACGCGCCCGCCATCCGCCACTTCGACCGGGTCGACACCTTCCCCTACGACCCGGCCTGGGTCCTGGAAGCCTCGTACACACCGGTCGCCGGCGCCCGGCGCATCGCCTTCGAGCACATCCGGGACAACGGCGGCAGCCGCGACCTGGTCGTCCCCGGCGACATCACGCTCACCGTCGACGGCCGTGCGTACACGCTCAGCGCCTTCGACGACGACGGCACGCTGCTGCTCGTCTTCGGCGACCCGACCAACGGTGACATCACCTACGGGGCCGGCCGCTTCCTCTTCGTGCGGCGTACGGACGACGAGAGCCGGGTCGTCCTCGACTTCAACCAGGCCTTCGTGCCGCCCTGCGGATTCTCCGATCAGTACAACTGTCCGATGCCGCCGCGGCAGAACCGCTTCCACCTGCCCGTCGAGGCCGGCGAGAAGCTCCCTGTCTTCCGTGACGGCTTCGACGCCCAGCACTGA